One segment of Streptomyces sp. TG1A-8 DNA contains the following:
- a CDS encoding PP2C family protein-serine/threonine phosphatase, with the protein MCRSGSPPEPADTGNGAGMDAAFTALLEDSSEELYESAPCGYLSTLMDGTIAKINGTLLGWLGLERGAVVGRMRFADLLTVGGKLYHETHFAPLLRMQGELRGIALEVRTPGGGRLPVLVSSVVKYGTGCEPLLIRTTVFDASDRRTYEEELLRRRQEAERARTEAEGARAEAERAHAQAEEARRQAEADRERLTHTLAVWQRSLLPDVLPVLPGLETAVHYHTASPDRLGGDFYDLFPVDDDRWAFFLGDVCGKGPEAASITSLTRYTLRAAARHDSEPANALTALNTVLHERYTADGDPRYCTCIFGIVEPGADGRMAIRLASGGHPPALVLRAGGDADFLPTPGGLLVGIVPAAPFTTTETVLAPGDTLLLYTDGLTEARTGPTRDSLYGEETLLDFAAGRAPAAAHEVISALRGLLESFGDGLDDDTALLALGVPASRPATDDPR; encoded by the coding sequence ATGTGCCGCTCGGGCAGTCCGCCCGAGCCGGCCGACACAGGGAACGGGGCGGGCATGGACGCAGCCTTCACCGCACTGCTGGAGGACAGTTCCGAGGAACTGTACGAGTCGGCGCCGTGCGGCTACCTGTCCACGCTGATGGACGGCACCATCGCGAAGATCAACGGCACGCTGCTGGGCTGGCTCGGCCTGGAGCGCGGGGCCGTGGTGGGGCGCATGCGCTTCGCGGACCTGCTGACCGTCGGCGGCAAGCTGTACCACGAGACGCACTTCGCGCCGCTGCTGCGCATGCAGGGCGAGCTGCGGGGCATCGCCCTGGAGGTGAGGACCCCGGGCGGCGGCCGGCTGCCGGTGCTGGTCTCCTCCGTGGTCAAGTACGGCACCGGGTGCGAGCCGCTGCTGATACGCACCACGGTCTTCGACGCCTCCGACCGGCGGACCTACGAGGAGGAACTGCTGCGCCGCCGCCAGGAGGCCGAACGCGCCCGTACCGAGGCCGAAGGCGCCCGCGCCGAGGCGGAGCGGGCGCACGCGCAGGCGGAGGAGGCCCGTCGGCAGGCCGAGGCCGACCGGGAACGGCTGACCCACACGCTCGCCGTGTGGCAGAGGTCCCTCCTGCCCGACGTCCTGCCGGTGCTGCCGGGGCTGGAGACCGCCGTCCACTACCACACGGCCTCCCCCGACCGGCTGGGCGGCGACTTCTACGACCTGTTCCCCGTCGACGACGACCGGTGGGCGTTCTTCCTGGGCGACGTGTGCGGCAAGGGTCCCGAGGCGGCCTCGATCACCTCGCTGACCCGCTACACGCTGCGCGCGGCGGCCCGGCACGACTCCGAGCCGGCCAACGCGCTGACCGCGCTGAACACCGTGCTGCACGAGCGGTACACCGCCGACGGCGACCCGCGGTACTGCACGTGCATCTTCGGCATCGTGGAACCCGGCGCGGACGGACGCATGGCGATCCGCCTCGCCTCCGGCGGGCACCCTCCGGCCCTCGTCCTGCGCGCGGGCGGCGACGCCGACTTCCTCCCCACGCCCGGAGGACTGCTGGTCGGCATCGTGCCCGCCGCGCCCTTCACCACCACCGAGACCGTCCTCGCCCCCGGTGACACCCTGCTGCTCTACACCGACGGCCTCACCGAGGCCCGCACCGGCCCCACCCGCGACAGCCTGTACGGCGAGGAGACGCTGCTCGACTTCGCCGCGGGCCGCGCGCCCGCCGCGGCCCACGAGGTGATCTCCGCGCTGAGGGGACTGCTGGAGAGCTTCGGCGACGGCCTCGACGACGACACCGCCCTGCTCGCCCTAGGCGTTCCCGCCTCCCGCCCGGCCACGGATGACCCACGATGA
- a CDS encoding STAS domain-containing protein yields the protein MTSLNITHRDTVAGPVLRVTGELDYDQATGLRRQVAALALQPGQCLTLDLSGLHYCDSTGITALLAARQHAQAAGADVVLAGVPAHLLRILGIVGLDQVFTVLPGGEPADA from the coding sequence ATGACCTCGCTGAACATCACCCACCGCGACACCGTTGCCGGTCCCGTCCTGCGCGTGACCGGCGAGCTCGACTACGACCAGGCCACCGGCCTGCGCCGACAGGTCGCGGCCCTCGCCCTGCAACCGGGCCAGTGCCTGACCCTGGACCTGTCCGGCCTGCACTACTGCGACTCCACCGGGATCACGGCCCTCCTCGCCGCCCGCCAGCACGCCCAGGCCGCGGGCGCCGACGTCGTCCTGGCCGGCGTCCCCGCCCACCTCCTGCGCATCCTCGGCATCGTCGGCCTCGACCAGGTGTTCACCGTCCTCCCCGGCGGGGAGCCGGCCGACGCCTGA
- a CDS encoding Gfo/Idh/MocA family protein — MVEALGVAVVGFGWMGRVHARAYSRVAHHYPQLTVRPRLVVVAEEVPGGAEEAAGRFGFASATRDWREVAADPRVRAVSITAPNFLHREIGVAMAGAGKHIWIEKPVGLTGADARAVADAVAAAGVQGAVGFNYRNAPAVEAARNLIASGGIGTVTHVRIRLFSDYAAHPDTALTWRYERERGGSGVLGDLASHGADLARFLLGDIVSLTADTAVFVPERARPAGATAGHALARGGERGPVENEDYVCCLLRFASGARGVLEACRVSVGEQNNYGFEVHGTRGAVFWDFRRMNELAVGRGTAYRDQPVSTVYVGPDDGEFAAFQPGPANAMGYDDLKVVEAYRFLRSIAEGTPYGATLADAVHSAAVLDAMAASARSRGWVDLPVPQAGRRG; from the coding sequence GTGGTCGAAGCGCTCGGTGTCGCCGTCGTCGGGTTCGGCTGGATGGGCCGGGTGCACGCCCGGGCGTACTCCCGGGTCGCGCACCACTACCCGCAGCTCACCGTGCGGCCCCGTCTGGTGGTGGTGGCCGAGGAGGTGCCGGGCGGGGCCGAGGAGGCCGCCGGGCGGTTCGGGTTCGCCTCCGCGACCCGTGACTGGCGCGAGGTGGCCGCCGACCCGCGCGTGCGCGCCGTCAGCATCACCGCGCCAAACTTCCTGCACCGGGAGATCGGGGTGGCGATGGCCGGGGCGGGCAAGCACATCTGGATCGAGAAGCCGGTGGGCCTGACCGGAGCGGACGCCCGCGCGGTGGCCGACGCGGTCGCCGCGGCCGGTGTGCAGGGCGCGGTCGGGTTCAACTACCGCAACGCCCCCGCCGTGGAGGCCGCCCGCAACCTGATCGCCTCCGGGGGGATCGGCACGGTCACCCACGTGCGCATCCGGCTGTTCAGCGACTACGCGGCCCACCCGGACACCGCCCTGACCTGGCGCTACGAGCGGGAGCGCGGCGGCAGCGGAGTGCTCGGGGACCTGGCCTCGCACGGTGCCGACCTGGCCCGCTTCCTGCTCGGCGACATCGTCTCCCTGACCGCCGACACCGCCGTCTTCGTCCCCGAGCGGGCCCGGCCGGCCGGCGCCACCGCCGGTCACGCCCTCGCCCGCGGCGGCGAGCGGGGGCCGGTCGAGAACGAGGACTACGTCTGCTGCCTGCTGCGGTTCGCCTCCGGTGCGCGCGGTGTCCTGGAGGCCTGCCGGGTCTCGGTGGGCGAGCAGAACAACTACGGCTTCGAGGTGCACGGCACCCGGGGCGCGGTGTTCTGGGACTTCCGCAGGATGAACGAGCTGGCGGTCGGGCGCGGGACGGCGTACCGGGACCAGCCGGTCAGCACGGTGTACGTCGGTCCGGACGACGGCGAGTTCGCCGCGTTCCAGCCGGGCCCAGCCAACGCGATGGGCTACGACGACCTGAAGGTCGTCGAGGCGTACCGCTTCCTGCGCTCCATCGCCGAGGGCACGCCGTACGGCGCCACCCTGGCCGACGCGGTGCACAGCGCGGCCGTGCTCGACGCCATGGCGGCGTCGGCCCGCAGCCGGGGATGGGTCGACCTGCCGGTGCCGCAGGCGGGCCGCAGGGGGTGA
- a CDS encoding DUF309 domain-containing protein encodes MAHTGTAAGGQRGSRDRDADGRARNARPRDGLGRPLPHGADGVARQPEGVVRAPRETVAEAQALLAAGKPFHAHEVFEDAWKSGPEGERALWRGLAQLAVGLTHAARGNATGGARLLRRGADAAEQWAAGRGEDRPYGMDLTGLARWARELAGRVEAAPGPVDAAAEAPRLTS; translated from the coding sequence ATGGCACACACAGGCACGGCAGCGGGCGGGCAGCGGGGCTCCCGGGACCGGGACGCCGACGGGCGGGCCCGCAACGCCCGGCCCCGGGACGGGCTGGGGCGGCCCCTGCCCCACGGGGCGGACGGCGTCGCCCGGCAGCCGGAAGGGGTCGTGCGGGCGCCGCGGGAGACCGTGGCCGAGGCGCAGGCCCTGCTGGCGGCGGGCAAGCCGTTCCACGCGCACGAGGTGTTCGAGGACGCCTGGAAGTCGGGTCCCGAGGGGGAACGCGCGCTGTGGCGGGGGCTCGCCCAGCTGGCGGTGGGCCTCACGCACGCGGCCCGCGGCAACGCCACCGGCGGGGCGCGGCTGCTGCGGCGCGGCGCGGACGCCGCCGAGCAGTGGGCGGCCGGGCGGGGCGAGGACCGGCCGTACGGCATGGACCTGACCGGGCTCGCCCGGTGGGCCCGCGAACTGGCCGGGCGGGTGGAGGCGGCGCCGGGGCCCGTCGACGCGGCGGCCGAGGCACCGCGGCTCACCTCCTGA
- the cobF gene encoding precorrin-6A synthase (deacetylating): MRKIHVIGIGAGDPDQLTLQAVKALRDTDVFFLLDKGEVKSDLTRLRRDVLDAHLPEGAYRLVEARDPERDRTAGGASYSPAVGDWRSARAGIYERLIASELDEDGTGAFLVWGDPSLYDSTLGVLQEVLERGAVAFEYDVVPGISSVSSLVARHRTGLNRVARPVQITTGRRLAEGFPDGVDDVVVMLDAHQAFRHYADQDIDIYWGAYIGTPDEILVAGPLAEAGPRIERLRAEARERKGWIMDTYLLRRRPGQA; this comes from the coding sequence GTGCGAAAGATTCATGTCATCGGTATCGGTGCGGGCGACCCCGACCAGCTGACCCTGCAGGCGGTCAAGGCGCTGCGGGACACGGACGTGTTCTTCCTGCTCGACAAGGGCGAGGTGAAGAGCGACCTGACGCGGCTCCGCCGGGACGTGCTCGACGCGCACCTGCCCGAGGGGGCGTACCGGCTGGTGGAGGCCCGCGACCCGGAGCGGGACCGGACGGCGGGCGGCGCCTCGTACTCGCCGGCCGTCGGGGACTGGCGCAGCGCCCGCGCCGGCATCTACGAGCGGCTGATCGCGAGTGAGCTCGACGAGGACGGCACCGGGGCGTTCCTGGTGTGGGGCGACCCGTCGCTGTACGACAGCACGCTGGGCGTCCTGCAGGAGGTGCTGGAGCGGGGCGCGGTGGCGTTCGAGTACGACGTGGTGCCCGGCATCAGCAGCGTCTCCTCGCTGGTCGCCCGGCACCGCACGGGCCTGAACCGGGTGGCCCGTCCGGTGCAGATCACCACCGGACGGCGGCTCGCCGAGGGCTTCCCGGACGGGGTGGACGACGTGGTGGTGATGCTGGACGCGCACCAGGCCTTCCGGCACTACGCCGACCAGGACATCGACATCTACTGGGGCGCCTACATAGGCACGCCGGACGAGATCCTGGTCGCCGGCCCGCTCGCCGAGGCCGGCCCGCGCATCGAGCGGCTGCGGGCCGAGGCCCGCGAGCGCAAAGGCTGGATCATGGACACGTACCTGCTGCGGCGGCGTCCCGGGCAGGCCTGA
- a CDS encoding cobalt-precorrin-6A reductase — MSPHVLVLGGTTEARRLAAALTAHPGVRVTTSLAGRVTRPGALEGEVRTGGFGGAAGLADWLRAHEVDALVDATHPFAASITANAARAAAATGVPAVVLRRPGWRPGPGDTWHPVPSLEAAADVLPRLGRRVFLTTGRLGLAAFARPAGLHFVIRSVEPPEPPLPPGSEVLLARGPFTVADETELLRAHRIDVLVTKDSGGGATAAKLTAARDLGLPVVVVRRPPLPDGVQAVPDVPAVLDRLGLGAPRAR; from the coding sequence GTGTCCCCGCACGTCCTCGTCCTCGGCGGCACCACCGAGGCCCGCCGCCTCGCCGCCGCCCTCACCGCACATCCGGGCGTCCGCGTCACCACCTCCCTGGCCGGCCGGGTCACGCGCCCGGGCGCGCTGGAGGGCGAGGTGCGGACCGGCGGCTTCGGCGGGGCCGCGGGGCTCGCGGACTGGCTGCGCGCGCACGAGGTGGACGCCCTGGTCGACGCCACCCACCCGTTCGCCGCGTCGATCACGGCCAACGCGGCACGCGCGGCGGCGGCCACCGGGGTGCCCGCGGTCGTCCTGCGCCGCCCCGGCTGGCGTCCGGGCCCCGGCGACACCTGGCACCCGGTCCCCTCCCTGGAGGCGGCGGCGGACGTCCTGCCCCGGCTCGGCCGCCGGGTGTTCCTCACCACCGGCCGCCTCGGCCTCGCGGCCTTCGCCCGCCCGGCCGGCCTGCACTTCGTCATACGGTCGGTGGAGCCGCCCGAACCGCCCCTGCCGCCCGGCAGCGAGGTGCTCCTGGCCCGCGGGCCGTTCACCGTCGCCGACGAGACCGAACTGCTGCGCGCCCACCGCATCGACGTCCTGGTCACCAAGGACAGCGGAGGCGGGGCCACGGCCGCGAAACTGACGGCCGCGCGGGACCTCGGCCTGCCCGTGGTCGTCGTCCGGCGACCGCCGCTGCCGGACGGCGTGCAGGCGGTGCCGGACGTGCCGGCCGTACTGGACCGGCTCGGACTCGGCGCCCCGCGCGCGCGGTGA
- a CDS encoding thiolase family protein — MRPVHFAAARRTPIGKLRGALSSVRPDDLAATVIRRLVADVPALDPARIDDVYWGAANQAGEDNRNVARMAALLAGLPESVPGATVNRLCASGLEAVTAAARTIAAGEADIVLAGGSESMSRAPFVLPRPDEALPQRMETYDTRLGWRLVNPAMKELHGLLAMGETAEEVAERHGVSRERQDAFALRSHQRAAAARRDGHFADELLPVERPDGIVVEQDECVREDTSLEKLSRLKPVFRTGGTVTAGNASPMNDGAAGLLLVSEDALEGLGLESLGRYVAGASAGVHPDVMGIGPVPATRKALARAGWQVGDLQEAEFNEAFAAQALACVDQLGIDPELVNPTGGAIALGHPLGCSGARILTTLLHRMRRTGAGRGLATMCVGVGQGSAVLVERN; from the coding sequence GTGCGTCCCGTCCACTTCGCGGCCGCCCGCCGCACCCCCATCGGCAAGCTGCGCGGAGCCCTGTCGTCCGTCCGGCCCGACGACCTGGCGGCCACCGTGATCCGCCGCCTGGTCGCCGACGTGCCCGCACTCGACCCCGCCCGGATCGACGACGTCTACTGGGGCGCCGCCAACCAGGCCGGCGAGGACAACCGCAACGTGGCCCGCATGGCCGCGCTGCTGGCCGGCCTGCCCGAGAGCGTGCCCGGCGCCACCGTCAACCGGCTGTGCGCCTCCGGCCTCGAAGCGGTCACCGCCGCCGCCCGCACCATCGCCGCGGGCGAGGCCGACATCGTGCTCGCGGGCGGCTCGGAGTCCATGAGCCGCGCCCCCTTCGTCCTGCCCCGCCCCGACGAGGCCCTGCCGCAGCGCATGGAGACGTACGACACCCGCCTGGGCTGGCGGCTGGTCAACCCGGCGATGAAGGAGCTGCACGGCCTGCTGGCCATGGGCGAGACCGCCGAGGAGGTCGCCGAACGGCACGGCGTCTCCCGCGAGCGCCAGGACGCGTTCGCCCTGCGCAGCCACCAGCGGGCCGCCGCCGCCCGCAGGGACGGCCACTTCGCCGACGAGCTCCTGCCCGTCGAGCGCCCGGACGGCATCGTGGTCGAGCAGGACGAGTGCGTCCGCGAGGACACCTCCCTGGAGAAGCTGTCCCGCCTCAAGCCGGTCTTCCGCACCGGGGGCACCGTCACGGCGGGCAACGCCTCGCCGATGAACGACGGCGCCGCGGGGCTCCTGCTGGTCAGTGAGGACGCCCTGGAGGGGCTGGGCCTGGAGTCCCTGGGCCGTTACGTCGCCGGCGCCTCGGCGGGCGTCCACCCCGACGTGATGGGCATCGGTCCGGTCCCCGCCACCCGCAAGGCGCTGGCCCGGGCCGGCTGGCAGGTCGGCGACCTCCAGGAGGCCGAGTTCAACGAGGCGTTCGCCGCCCAGGCACTCGCGTGCGTCGACCAGCTGGGCATCGACCCCGAGCTGGTGAACCCCACCGGCGGCGCCATCGCCCTCGGCCACCCCCTCGGCTGCTCCGGCGCCCGCATCCTCACCACCCTGCTGCACCGCATGCGGCGCACGGGCGCCGGCCGGGGGCTGGCGACCATGTGCGTGGGCGTGGGACAGGGCAGCGCGGTGCTGGTGGAGAGGAACTGA
- a CDS encoding Dps family protein → MTVVKSTLSEEALRVTGTALQETLVDLLGLSLVGKQAHWNVVGPRFRSVHLQLDEVVATVRAHSDTVAERAAALGVSPDGRPETIAATFALPGAKEGWLRDTEAVELLVSALETAIGRLRERIAQTEEADPVTQDLLIAVTADLEKQRWMFEAENWPRDEK, encoded by the coding sequence ATGACCGTGGTGAAGAGCACCCTGTCCGAGGAGGCGCTCCGCGTCACCGGGACCGCCCTGCAGGAGACCCTGGTGGACCTGCTCGGGCTGTCACTGGTCGGCAAGCAGGCGCACTGGAACGTCGTGGGTCCGCGCTTCCGGTCGGTCCACCTCCAGCTGGACGAGGTGGTCGCCACCGTCCGCGCCCACTCCGACACCGTCGCCGAACGCGCCGCCGCGCTGGGGGTCTCCCCCGACGGCCGGCCCGAGACCATCGCCGCGACGTTCGCGCTGCCCGGCGCCAAGGAGGGCTGGCTGCGCGACACCGAGGCGGTGGAGCTGCTGGTGTCGGCCCTGGAGACGGCCATCGGGCGGCTGCGCGAGCGCATCGCCCAGACCGAGGAGGCCGACCCGGTCACCCAGGACCTGCTGATCGCCGTCACCGCCGACCTGGAGAAGCAGCGCTGGATGTTCGAGGCGGAGAACTGGCCCCGCGACGAGAAGTGA
- a CDS encoding Cof-type HAD-IIB family hydrolase: MSATPAPLLDVPAPRSGPAGIRLVVTDMDGTLLDDAKRIPGGLWPLLGELRRRGVLFSPASGRQYATLARQFADVAEGMVFIAENGTYVVRDGVELSSDPLDPSVAADVARRVRRLAADGVDVGAVVCGKRSAYVERTDAAFLAEVRRYYVEHRVVEDVTAVDDDVIKVALFDFGSAERRTAAALRDFAATHRVVVSGEHWVDVMNRTANKGAALRALQRELGITSAQTMVFGDYLNDLEMLDAADWSFAMANAHPDVVRRARHLAPSNNDNGVLRTIARVMDISLAS, translated from the coding sequence ATGTCCGCCACGCCCGCGCCCCTCCTCGACGTCCCCGCCCCGCGGTCCGGCCCGGCCGGCATCCGGCTCGTCGTCACCGACATGGACGGCACACTGCTGGACGATGCCAAGCGGATCCCCGGCGGCCTGTGGCCCCTGCTGGGCGAACTGCGCCGCCGCGGAGTGCTGTTCAGCCCGGCGAGCGGCCGCCAGTACGCCACGCTGGCCCGGCAGTTCGCCGACGTCGCCGAGGGCATGGTGTTCATCGCGGAGAACGGCACCTACGTGGTGCGTGACGGGGTGGAGCTGAGTTCCGACCCGCTCGACCCCTCCGTCGCCGCGGACGTCGCCCGCAGGGTGCGCCGGCTGGCCGCGGACGGCGTCGACGTGGGCGCCGTGGTCTGCGGCAAGCGGTCGGCGTACGTGGAGCGGACGGACGCGGCGTTCCTGGCGGAGGTGCGCCGGTACTACGTCGAGCACCGGGTCGTGGAGGACGTCACCGCCGTGGACGACGACGTGATCAAGGTGGCGCTGTTCGACTTCGGGTCCGCCGAGCGCCGCACCGCCGCGGCGCTGCGGGACTTCGCCGCCACGCACCGGGTCGTGGTCTCCGGGGAGCACTGGGTCGACGTCATGAACCGCACCGCCAACAAGGGCGCGGCCCTGCGCGCCCTGCAGCGTGAACTGGGCATCACGTCCGCGCAGACCATGGTCTTCGGCGACTACCTCAACGACCTGGAGATGCTGGACGCGGCCGACTGGTCCTTCGCCATGGCCAACGCCCACCCGGACGTCGTCCGGCGCGCGCGCCACCTCGCCCCGTCCAACAACGACAACGGGGTGCTGCGGACGATCGCCCGGGTGATGGACATATCCCTGGCGTCGTAG
- a CDS encoding SAM-dependent methyltransferase, which produces MSESRPPTTGPAGPNTSVAHNARVWNYWIGGKDHYEVDQRVGEHVAGLFPVIRQVARADREFLRRAVRFLTAERGMRQFLDVGTGLPTVDNTHEIAQRIAPESRIVYVDNDPIVLVHARSLLTSSPEGVTDYIDADVRDPESIVQRAARTLDLDRPVAVMMLGILNFVLDTDEARDVVRRLMAAVPSGSHLVLTHPTFDAEVGGEGNVAAMEFWNANATPPITARGHAEIAAFLDGLDLVEPGLVPCSQWRAEDSPAAVPQFGAVAVKP; this is translated from the coding sequence GTGAGCGAAAGCCGACCCCCGACGACCGGTCCGGCCGGGCCGAACACCTCGGTGGCGCACAACGCGCGGGTCTGGAACTACTGGATCGGCGGCAAGGACCACTACGAGGTCGACCAGCGGGTCGGCGAGCACGTCGCGGGCCTGTTCCCGGTGATCCGGCAGGTCGCCCGGGCGGACCGGGAGTTCCTGAGGCGTGCGGTCCGCTTCCTGACCGCCGAGCGCGGGATGCGCCAGTTCCTCGACGTCGGCACCGGGCTGCCGACGGTGGACAACACGCACGAGATCGCCCAGCGGATCGCGCCCGAGTCCCGGATCGTGTACGTCGACAACGACCCGATCGTGCTGGTGCACGCCCGTTCCCTGCTCACCAGTTCCCCCGAGGGGGTCACGGACTACATCGACGCCGATGTGCGCGACCCGGAGTCGATCGTCCAGCGCGCCGCACGGACCCTCGACCTGGACCGGCCGGTGGCGGTGATGATGCTGGGCATCCTGAACTTCGTCCTGGACACCGACGAGGCCCGGGACGTCGTGCGGCGGCTCATGGCGGCGGTGCCCTCCGGCAGCCACCTGGTGCTCACCCACCCGACGTTCGACGCCGAGGTGGGGGGCGAGGGCAACGTCGCCGCGATGGAGTTCTGGAACGCCAACGCCACTCCGCCGATCACCGCCCGCGGCCACGCCGAGATCGCCGCCTTCCTCGACGGCCTGGACCTGGTCGAGCCGGGCCTGGTGCCGTGCTCGCAGTGGCGTGCGGAGGACTCCCCCGCGGCGGTGCCGCAGTTCGGCGCGGTGGCCGTGAAGCCCTGA
- a CDS encoding NUDIX hydrolase family protein has product MTDTTPGWLTTDELEMARARMPILYVEAVPVRVDDSGEVTSIGLLLRIGPDGTVSRTLVSGRVLHHERVRDALLRHLEKDLGPVALPRVPASLQPFTVAEYFPTVGVTPYHDPRQHAVSLAYVVPVTGDCRPRQDALDLVWFSPREAASAAVQSEMPGGHGALLKQALAHVGLVS; this is encoded by the coding sequence ATGACCGACACCACGCCCGGCTGGCTGACCACGGACGAGCTGGAAATGGCCAGGGCCCGTATGCCGATCCTGTACGTCGAGGCCGTGCCGGTGCGCGTGGACGACAGCGGCGAAGTCACCAGCATCGGACTGCTGCTGCGCATCGGCCCGGACGGAACGGTCAGCCGGACCCTGGTGTCCGGCCGTGTCCTGCACCACGAGCGGGTCCGGGACGCGCTGCTGCGGCACCTGGAGAAGGACCTCGGCCCGGTCGCCCTCCCCCGCGTCCCCGCCTCGCTGCAGCCGTTCACGGTCGCCGAGTACTTCCCGACGGTGGGCGTCACCCCGTACCACGACCCGCGCCAGCACGCCGTGTCCCTGGCCTACGTCGTCCCGGTCACCGGTGACTGCCGCCCCCGCCAGGACGCGCTGGACCTGGTGTGGTTCAGCCCCCGGGAGGCCGCCTCCGCGGCCGTGCAGAGTGAGATGCCGGGCGGCCACGGGGCCCTGCTGAAGCAGGCGCTGGCGCACGTGGGGCTCGTGTCCTGA
- a CDS encoding serine hydrolase domain-containing protein: MRIPAYFTATALLAALANPASATAGTVASPGSTAARVAHHDSRFDRPHTGFAPADTVLHPGSPGRAGLDPAPIEAFQRALTTWEDPASGANHLFPGATSLMVHDGTVVHRSASGYAVKYADATTELPADQWVPARTDTIYDLASLSKLFTSLLAVQQLEAGRLDLDTPVAHYLPGFERNGKDGITVGQLLTHTSGFGADPVPSLWKGYPDVPSRRQAILDAKPVNRPGTTYLYSDLNMLGMQLVLEKVTGEPLDALVRERITGPLHMTDTGYNPPASELPRIAATEYEADPARGMVRGSVHDENAWSLGGVAGHAGVFSTVDDLAVLAQAILNGGVYRGHRILGERGVELMERNFNQAFPDDSHGLGFELDQIWYMGGLSGPGTLGHTGFTGTSLVIDPASRSFVILLTNRVHPTRSTPSTNAARREIAQALAKALPVEAPGHGRSWYSGQAGDTTSTLTTGGLTASGPVGVDFTTFVNTEPTDRLVLEASTGDGGTWSAVPLRATGTGAPSGEVPALSGQAVRAWWKVHAEVPQAGGGVRLRWRYTTDHVYEGRGVNLAGIEVTDGSRILLDGDRPHAALTSDGWRRLPAHGRP, from the coding sequence ATGCGGATTCCTGCGTACTTCACGGCGACGGCGCTGCTGGCCGCGCTCGCGAACCCCGCGAGCGCCACCGCCGGCACCGTCGCCTCCCCGGGGAGCACCGCCGCCCGGGTGGCGCACCACGACAGCCGGTTCGACCGGCCCCACACCGGGTTCGCCCCGGCGGACACCGTGCTGCACCCCGGTTCGCCCGGCCGGGCGGGCCTCGACCCCGCGCCCATCGAGGCGTTCCAGCGCGCCCTCACCACCTGGGAGGACCCGGCGAGCGGGGCGAACCACCTGTTCCCCGGTGCCACCAGCCTGATGGTGCACGACGGCACCGTGGTGCACCGCAGCGCCTCGGGCTACGCGGTGAAGTACGCGGACGCCACCACCGAACTCCCCGCGGACCAGTGGGTGCCGGCCCGCACCGACACCATCTACGACCTGGCGTCGCTGTCGAAGCTGTTCACCTCGCTCCTGGCCGTGCAGCAACTGGAGGCGGGCCGGCTCGACCTCGACACGCCGGTGGCCCACTACCTGCCCGGGTTCGAGCGCAACGGCAAGGACGGAATCACCGTCGGGCAACTGCTCACCCACACCTCGGGCTTCGGCGCCGACCCCGTGCCGTCGCTGTGGAAGGGCTATCCCGACGTCCCGTCGCGCCGGCAGGCGATCCTCGACGCGAAGCCGGTCAACCGGCCCGGCACCACCTACCTCTACTCCGACCTGAACATGCTCGGCATGCAGCTGGTCCTGGAGAAGGTGACCGGCGAACCGCTGGACGCCCTGGTGCGCGAGCGGATCACCGGGCCGCTGCACATGACCGACACCGGCTACAACCCGCCGGCGTCCGAGCTGCCCAGGATCGCCGCCACCGAGTACGAGGCGGACCCGGCGCGCGGCATGGTGCGCGGCTCCGTGCACGACGAGAACGCCTGGTCGCTGGGCGGGGTCGCGGGCCACGCCGGGGTCTTCTCCACCGTCGACGACCTCGCGGTGCTGGCGCAGGCCATCCTGAACGGCGGCGTGTACCGCGGACACCGCATCCTCGGCGAACGCGGCGTGGAGCTGATGGAGCGGAACTTCAACCAGGCCTTCCCGGACGACTCGCACGGCCTGGGCTTCGAGCTGGACCAGATCTGGTACATGGGCGGCCTGTCCGGGCCGGGGACGCTCGGCCACACCGGCTTCACCGGAACGTCGCTGGTGATCGACCCGGCCTCCCGGTCGTTCGTGATCCTGCTGACCAACCGCGTCCACCCGACCCGCAGCACCCCGTCCACCAACGCGGCCCGGCGGGAGATCGCGCAGGCCCTCGCCAAGGCGCTGCCGGTCGAGGCGCCCGGTCACGGCCGCTCCTGGTACTCGGGCCAGGCGGGGGACACCACCAGCACCCTGACCACCGGAGGGCTGACCGCCTCCGGCCCGGTGGGCGTGGACTTCACCACGTTCGTCAACACCGAGCCCACCGACCGCCTCGTCCTGGAGGCGAGCACCGGCGACGGCGGCACCTGGAGTGCGGTGCCCCTGCGGGCGACCGGCACGGGCGCGCCCTCCGGCGAGGTCCCCGCCCTCTCCGGCCAGGCGGTGCGGGCCTGGTGGAAGGTGCACGCCGAGGTGCCGCAGGCGGGCGGCGGCGTGCGGCTGCGCTGGCGGTACACCACCGACCACGTCTACGAGGGGCGCGGCGTGAACCTCGCCGGGATCGAGGTCACCGACGGCTCGCGGATCCTGCTGGACGGCGACCGCCCGCACGCCGCCCTCACGTCCGACGGCTGGCGGCGACTGCCCGCGCACGGCCGTCCCTGA